AAGACTGTTCTAATCCCAATTCCTCAAATTGATTTCGATCCCACGGAAGTATCCGTGCCTTGGAAGGTTTTAAAAGAAAACGGGTATAAGATCATATTCGCGACTCCGAGCGGAACCTCAGGAGAAGCTGACTTTAGAATGGTAACCGGAAAAGGTTTGGGTATTCTATCGTCTTTTTTAAGAGCAAAGAATGATGATGTTCTACTTTATAGAGAATTAGAAAAATCGAATGAGTTTTTAAATCCTAAAAAATACGAGTCTATCAAATTAGATTCTTTTGATGTTTTGCTTCTTCCTGGAGGACACGCAAAAGGGATGAGGGTTTATCTTGAATCGGAATCTTTGCAGAATTTGGTGGGAAACACATTTGCGGAAGGAAAACCTGTGGCAGCGATCTGTCATGGAGTACTTCTTGCTGCAAGATCCAAAAATCCAAAAACAAAAAAGTCCAGCTTGTATGGACTGAAAACCACAGGACTTTTGAAATCTCAGGAACTTCTCGCCTGGAATTTGACTCGGGCCTGGCTCGGGGACTATTATAGAACTTATCCTACTCCATTACAGGATGAGGTGATTTCTTTTCTAGAATCCAGTACTGATTTTCAAGAAGGGCCGATGCCTATCGCAAGAGATAGTTTTTCTAATATTAAACCGGGGTTCAGTGTTTTAGATAAGTCTTATCTTTCCGCAAGATGGCCTGGAGATGCA
This window of the Leptospira hartskeerlii genome carries:
- a CDS encoding type 1 glutamine amidotransferase domain-containing protein, with the protein product MKTVLIPIPQIDFDPTEVSVPWKVLKENGYKIIFATPSGTSGEADFRMVTGKGLGILSSFLRAKNDDVLLYRELEKSNEFLNPKKYESIKLDSFDVLLLPGGHAKGMRVYLESESLQNLVGNTFAEGKPVAAICHGVLLAARSKNPKTKKSSLYGLKTTGLLKSQELLAWNLTRAWLGDYYRTYPTPLQDEVISFLESSTDFQEGPMPIARDSFSNIKPGFSVLDKSYLSARWPGDAHKFARELPEFFG